In Sorghum bicolor cultivar BTx623 chromosome 10, Sorghum_bicolor_NCBIv3, whole genome shotgun sequence, one genomic interval encodes:
- the LOC8063826 gene encoding probable aminodeoxychorismate synthase, chloroplastic isoform X5 — MAALRLPAQPAARLSHLPTPVSASAAARRVSPPRHLVVRRAKGEDTPEPPVRTLLIDNYDSYTYNIFQELSVVNGVPPVVVRNDEWTWRDVFNRVYKDRAFDNIVISPGPGSPACPADIGVCLRILLECGDVPILGVCLGHQALGFVHGAKIVHAPEAIHGRLSEIEHDGSYLFNCVPSGRNSGFKVVRYHSLVIESGSLPDDLSSIAWTASRNLLSYLESDRSNVGTFLGSLDNNFITNPLEYNNNSGELSNIGHASESDDGRVIMGIRHSSRPHFGVQFHPESVATHHGRQIFRNFKKMTGDFGLCSSWLQVNSARHRDSIPKDLLRTKRMELSEPVGSCVLGKRGTGKKCLRLRWKKIENFLCPTVGSEDIFAVLFGHQSGEDTFWLDSSSVDQNRARFSFMGGKGGSLWKQMTFHLSGQRANCGGTLITQDAYGYTAKNFIKEGFLEFLNKEIESIQYNEKDYEGLPFEFHGGFVGYLGYGLKVECDASSNNAKSSTPDACFVFADNTVVVDHSNGDVYILSLHDEFYSSNGDGICKNSTHTSWLVETEKKLLRLGGMPPGSPINGKAYARSSSVHKQSFVVEKSKDQYIREVQSCLDYIRDGESYELCLTTQMKRRVDYINALQLYLKLRKQNPAPYAAWLNFSSENLSICCSSPERFLRLDRGGVLEAKPIKGTIARGRTPEEDECLRLQLKYSEKDQAENLMIVDLLRNDLGKVCEPGSVHVPCLMDVESYKTVHTMVSTVRGTKKSNLSPVDCVKAAFPGGSMTGAPKVRSMEILDSLETSPRGVYSGSIGFFSYNHTFDLNIVIRTVVLHDGEASVGAGGAIVALSNPEAEYNEMLLKAKAPTKVVEDFIQTVYSSDRSDSMQTTLS; from the exons ATGGCCGCACTCCGCCTCCCCGCCCAGCCGGCGGCGAGGTTGTCCCACCTTCCAACCCCAGtgtccgcctccgccgccgcgcgtcGGGTCTCGCCCCCTCGCCATCTCGTGGTGCGGCGGGCCAAGGGGGAGGACACGCCGGAGCCGCCGGTGAGGACGCTGCTGATCGACAACTACGACAGCTACACCTACAACATCTTCCAGGAGCTGTCGGTCGTCAACGGCG TGCCGCCGGTGGTCGTGCGCAACGACGAGTGGACGTGGAGGGACGTCTTCAACCGGGTGTACAAGGACCGGGCCTTCGACAACATCGTCATCTCGCCTGGCCCTGGATCTCCGGCTTGCCCCGCCGACATAG GTGTATGTCTACGCATACTTTTGGAGTGTGGAGATGTACCCATATTGGGTGTCTGCCTTGGACATCAG GCCCTGGGATTTGTACATGGTGCTAAGATTGTTCATGCTCCAGAAGCTATACACGGGCGACTCAG TGAAATTGAGCATGATGGATCCTACCTCTTTAATTGTGTCCCGTCAGGTAGAAATTCTGGCTTCAAG GTAGTGAGGTATCATTCACTTGTAATAGAATCTGGTTCTCTGCCTGATGATCTTTCATCTATAGCGTGGACTGCTTCTCGAAATTTGCTTTCTTACCTTGAAAGTGATCGAAGCAATGTTGGTACCTTCTTGGGATCATTGGACAACAACTTCATCACAAACCCTCTAGAGTACAATAACAATAGTGGGGAACTATCCAATATAGGACATGCTAGTGAGTCAGATGATGGCAGAGTTATCATGGGCATCAGGCACTCTAGCAGGCCTCATTTTGGAGTGCAG TTTCACCCAGAGAGCGTTGCTACTCATCATGGAAGACAGATTTTCCGAAACTTTAAGAAGATGACAGGAGATTTTGGATTGTGCTCGTCATGGCTCCAG GTCAATTCTGCAAGACATCGTGATTCTATCCCTAAGGACTTGTTGCGTACTAAAAGAATGGAGCTTTCAGAGCCTGTTGGGTCTTGTGTACTTGGAAAGAGAGGCACTGGGAAAAAGTGTTTACGATTACGATGGAAGAAGATTGAAAATTTCCTCTGTCCCACAGTTGGCTCTGAAGACATATTTGCGGTGCTTTTTGGCCATCAAAGTGGTGAAGACACGTTTTGGTTGGATAGCTCATCAGTCGACCAG AATAGAGCACGTTTTTCATTCATGGGTGGCAAAGGTGGGTCCCTGTGGAAGCAAATGACATTCCACTTATCTGGTCAAAG AGCCAATTGTGGAGGAACGCTTATTACCCAAGATGCTTATGGATATACTGCTAAAAACTTCATCAAAGAGGGCTTCTTGGAGTTCCTTAACAAG GAGATCGAGTCCATTCAATACAACGAGAAGGATTATGAAGGGCTGCCCTTTGAATTCCATGGTGGCTTCGTTGGATATCTGGG GTATGGTCTTAAAGTGGAGTGTGATGCATCATCCAACAATGCCAAATCAAGTACTCctgatgcatgcttcgtcttTGCTGATAACACTGTGGTGGTTGATCACAGTAATGGTGATGTGTATATTTTGTCACTGCATGATGAATTTTATTCTAGTAATGGAGATGGGATATGCAAAAATTCAACACATACTTCATGGTTAGTTGAGACTGAGAAGAAGCTTCTCAGGTTGGGTGGTATGCCCCCAGGATCACCAATTAATGGGAAGGCATATGCTAGATCATCCAGTGTGCATAAGCAGAGTTTTGTTGTCGAGAAATCAAAGGATCAGTATATTAGAGAGGTTCAGAGTTGCTTGGACTATATCAGGGATGGAGAAAGCTATGAGTTGTGCTTAACTACTCAGATGAAGAGAAGAGTAGACTATATAAATGCGCTCCAACTCTACCTTAAACTGAGAAAACAAAATCCAGCGCCTTATGCAGCCTGGCTTAACTTCTCCTCAGAAAACTTGAGCATATGTTGCTCTTCTCCAGAAAGGTTTCTACGACTAGACCGAGGCGGAGTTCTAGAAGCAAAACCAATCAAAGGTACTATAGCACGTGGCAGAACACCAGAGGAAGATGAATGCTTACGTTTGCAGTTGAAATACAG TGAAAAGGATCAGGCTGAGAACTTGATGATTGTTGATCTCCTAAGAAATGATCTTGGAAAGGTTTGTGAACCAGGGAGTGTGCATGTCCCTTGTCTCATGGATGTAGAATCATATAAAACTGTCCACACCATGGTGAGTACCGTCCGTGGAACAAAGAAGTCAAATCTAAGCCCTGTTGATTGTGTGAAAGCAGCCTTTCCAGGTGGTTCAATGACTGGGGCCCCGAAAGTTAGATCAATGGAGATCCTTGATTCACTTGAAACTAGTCCAAGAGGTGTGTACTCAGGATCCATTGGGTTCTTTTCGTATAACCACACATTCGATCTGAACATTGTGATTCGAACGGTTGTCCTGCATGATGGAGAAGCCTCGGTAGGGGCAGGTGGGGCGATCGTAGCACTGTCAAACCCAGAAGCAGAATACAACGAAATGTTGCTTAAAGCAAAAGCACCAACAAAGGTGGTTGAGGATTTCATTCAAACAGTTTACAGCTCAGATCGATCAGATTCGATGCAGACAACCTTAAGCTAG